In Desulfovibrio sp. 86, the following proteins share a genomic window:
- a CDS encoding capsid cement protein yields the protein MAYHENSRKTFSAAGIIPADSLVKLTASGIDVCGAGELPLGVTETGARMADDPVSVRMLNTPGTVEVVASAAITAAQLLTSGANGSVVPCSGSAPVVGMALCTAASGGIVELMPMCVPTLSGE from the coding sequence ATGGCTTATCACGAAAATTCCAGAAAAACCTTTTCGGCTGCGGGAATCATACCTGCCGACAGCCTGGTCAAACTGACAGCTTCCGGCATTGATGTATGCGGCGCGGGCGAGCTGCCTCTCGGTGTTACCGAAACTGGCGCGCGTATGGCTGATGACCCTGTAAGCGTTCGCATGCTCAACACTCCCGGCACAGTCGAAGTCGTAGCGTCTGCAGCCATAACTGCGGCGCAGTTGCTCACCAGCGGCGCCAACGGGTCTGTTGTGCCTTGCAGCGGCTCCGCCCCTGTGGTTGGCATGGCGCTTTGCACTGCGGCTTCCGGCGGCATTGTCGAACTGATGCCCATGTGCGTTCCCACCCTTTCCGGCGAGTAG
- a CDS encoding tail protein X → MPALQSVLWLRLIIIAANLSALYQASCMTRSVWLMAAKTYRTVQGDAWDSIAYKLWAKEHFMHYLMAANPAHLDILVFTAGIELSVPALPVSSTTTEGLPPWMQ, encoded by the coding sequence ATGCCGGCTTTGCAAAGCGTCTTATGGCTGCGCTTGATAATAATCGCGGCGAATTTGAGCGCCTTGTATCAAGCATCGTGCATGACCAGGAGCGTTTGGCTTATGGCGGCTAAGACATACAGAACAGTCCAGGGCGATGCCTGGGATTCCATTGCCTACAAGCTGTGGGCCAAAGAGCATTTCATGCATTACCTCATGGCTGCCAACCCCGCGCACCTTGATATTCTCGTATTCACGGCCGGAATTGAGCTGTCTGTCCCTGCCCTACCCGTATCTTCAACAACAACGGAGGGTTTGCCGCCATGGATGCAATGA
- a CDS encoding phage tail tape measure protein: protein MSNTFGIGFAVGATLSPTVSNVFTTVEQKIKSSSQRMEALSAKSKALARADTLRTQVQGTQRLYAAGGGHDPLLRETLHRQVAAYKEAQAAAQKYGVAVADYGRAHAKAETQLARTQNRLQSLSKAQAAADRRKDIRGGLMEAAVPVMAAALPVKAAIDFESAMADAAKTIDGMRDDTGKLTPKYYEMESAIKALGRTLPLTHDEIARLFASGGQQGIAGMDELQDFTTMAAHMSVAFGMSTEEAADAIGGYRSAMRLSFDDTRSMLDLMNQFANTTSASEKGIADVVRRIGPLGNVGGVAAKPMTALAATLDAMKVSPEIAATGIKNLILAMTAGSAATKAQKEAYASLGISTVKLAKQMQTDGPAAIISVLEAVQKLPKAQQLSTMQEIFGKESLGAIAPLLDSLDQVKKNLVIASDETQYAGAMQQEFGNRSDTTANKLIIAGNRAKELGIILGNGLLPAINSILETAGPIVSSIAGFAQEHKTLTTVLVGAVAGFLTLRLAGMGAAYMFHGVSGAYHITRAALGFLIPGLRAAAVAEGATAAAANASGASSLRTSAAWVWHKGVMIAGAAASRAAAAGQWLLNAAMYANPIGLVIAGVVALVGGMIYLYNTCEPIRTAFDKVFGFIGAKVGWAVGKLRTVGEWLGVVDKAEAVPVPDGVVTAPPPDVPALPTSGAVPSLPSKADLDALGQGGMPGAAGAMPAMGGAGASVSMNFTLNGLSDAGFAKRLMAALDNNRGEFERLVSSIVHDQERLAYGG, encoded by the coding sequence ATGAGTAATACATTCGGCATCGGCTTTGCCGTTGGTGCGACGCTGTCGCCCACTGTCAGTAATGTATTTACGACAGTTGAGCAAAAAATCAAGTCCAGCAGCCAGCGTATGGAGGCGCTGTCTGCAAAATCCAAGGCGCTGGCCAGGGCGGACACACTCCGCACGCAGGTCCAGGGAACGCAGCGACTTTATGCTGCGGGCGGCGGGCATGATCCTTTGCTGCGTGAAACACTGCATCGTCAGGTTGCGGCATATAAAGAGGCTCAGGCGGCGGCACAAAAGTACGGCGTTGCCGTGGCGGACTATGGGCGCGCCCATGCCAAGGCCGAAACACAGCTGGCACGGACGCAAAACCGTTTGCAGTCACTGTCAAAAGCCCAGGCCGCTGCAGATCGCCGGAAAGATATTCGCGGCGGTTTGATGGAGGCAGCTGTGCCCGTGATGGCTGCTGCGCTGCCCGTCAAGGCTGCCATAGATTTCGAAAGCGCCATGGCTGACGCAGCCAAAACGATCGACGGCATGCGCGATGATACCGGTAAGCTGACCCCGAAATATTATGAAATGGAATCTGCTATCAAAGCCCTGGGCCGCACCCTGCCATTGACGCATGACGAAATCGCCCGGCTGTTTGCGTCTGGGGGGCAGCAGGGCATTGCTGGCATGGATGAGTTGCAAGACTTCACAACAATGGCTGCGCATATGAGCGTGGCCTTTGGCATGAGCACTGAAGAAGCTGCGGACGCCATCGGCGGGTACCGTAGCGCTATGCGGCTCTCATTTGATGATACGCGTAGTATGCTGGATCTTATGAACCAGTTCGCCAATACAACCTCAGCGTCTGAAAAAGGCATCGCAGACGTGGTGAGGCGTATCGGACCGCTGGGCAACGTCGGCGGTGTGGCGGCAAAGCCCATGACAGCACTCGCCGCAACATTGGACGCCATGAAGGTAAGCCCGGAAATTGCTGCCACGGGTATTAAAAATCTTATTCTGGCCATGACTGCGGGTAGCGCTGCGACAAAGGCACAAAAAGAGGCATATGCCTCGTTGGGAATTAGTACGGTCAAGCTTGCAAAGCAGATGCAAACAGACGGTCCGGCTGCGATTATCAGTGTGCTTGAAGCTGTGCAAAAACTCCCCAAGGCCCAGCAGTTGAGCACGATGCAGGAAATTTTCGGCAAAGAATCTCTTGGCGCCATCGCTCCGCTGCTCGACTCTCTTGACCAAGTCAAAAAAAATCTGGTCATTGCCAGCGACGAAACACAGTACGCAGGGGCAATGCAGCAGGAATTTGGCAATCGATCTGATACGACGGCCAATAAGCTGATCATTGCAGGCAATAGGGCAAAAGAACTGGGAATCATCCTAGGCAACGGCTTGCTGCCGGCCATCAATTCTATCCTTGAAACTGCCGGGCCCATCGTTTCCAGCATTGCTGGTTTTGCCCAAGAACATAAAACACTGACGACCGTACTTGTGGGCGCGGTTGCAGGCTTCCTTACTTTGCGCCTTGCAGGCATGGGCGCAGCTTACATGTTTCACGGGGTTAGCGGAGCATACCATATCACGCGAGCGGCTCTTGGTTTCCTTATTCCCGGTTTACGTGCCGCCGCTGTGGCCGAAGGAGCCACTGCAGCGGCAGCTAATGCCAGCGGAGCGTCGTCGTTGCGTACCAGCGCCGCCTGGGTATGGCACAAAGGGGTAATGATTGCCGGAGCTGCCGCCAGTCGCGCTGCTGCAGCTGGTCAATGGCTGCTCAATGCAGCCATGTATGCCAACCCTATCGGCCTGGTTATTGCCGGTGTTGTGGCCTTGGTTGGCGGCATGATCTACCTCTACAATACCTGTGAACCCATACGCACTGCGTTTGACAAGGTTTTTGGCTTCATTGGTGCAAAAGTCGGCTGGGCCGTCGGCAAGCTGCGCACGGTTGGGGAATGGCTTGGTGTTGTTGATAAGGCCGAAGCAGTACCCGTGCCTGATGGTGTTGTGACGGCTCCCCCTCCCGACGTGCCAGCTTTGCCTACATCGGGCGCTGTCCCTTCACTCCCCAGCAAAGCAGATCTTGATGCCCTTGGTCAGGGCGGCATGCCCGGCGCTGCTGGAGCAATGCCCGCAATGGGCGGCGCTGGTGCGTCTGTCAGTATGAACTTTACTCTCAACGGCCTCAGCGATGCCGGCTTTGCAAAGCGTCTTATGGCTGCGCTTGATAATAATCGCGGCGAATTTGAGCGCCTTGTATCAAGCATCGTGCATGACCAGGAGCGTTTGGCTTATGGCGGCTAA
- a CDS encoding DUF6148 family protein — translation MATFTRAQKAEQIAEWNKALLKCARGQEYTIGSRRLRRADLHEIRNTLDWLNHQPTVEDEQAGRGALRFTQLVPGRGGRGTY, via the coding sequence ATGGCCACATTCACCCGAGCCCAAAAAGCAGAACAAATAGCCGAATGGAATAAAGCCCTGCTCAAATGCGCGCGTGGTCAGGAATACACCATCGGTTCGCGCCGTCTGCGCCGGGCAGACCTGCATGAAATCCGCAACACCCTTGACTGGCTTAACCACCAGCCCACGGTTGAAGATGAGCAGGCTGGACGTGGGGCCCTGCGGTTTACACAGCTTGTTCCCGGTCGCGGCGGCAGGGGGACCTACTGA
- a CDS encoding phage tail sheath family protein encodes MSYNHGVYVQEQATGLVTPVEVNSALPIIVGTAPVHNLPAETSRPVNAPKLIYSMPDFVAVFGAPATDESAGGYTLYEAAQVYLTRYKVAPIVAINVFDPAKHVGGVDDDAPGAPDVSKVTATDIIGGIDAATNARKGVSLVEEVFPRFRLTPGQILAPGFSGTPSVALALATACTNICGHFRATGIIDVPGEVQSYTEVPAWLNDNNLTDVNLIAMFGSPVYGGKVEHGSSHLAGVIGQRDAENEGIPFWSPSNKRLQCEGLVHAGKEMHLTPAEAAYLNGNGIVTGLNMVGGLVAWGDQTAGYPGVTDVKDTSIPIRRMFNWVGNTLVLTCWQYVSNPLRRRMIETVQDTFNVWLNGLVGREFLLGGRVTFEEVDNPTTDLMAGKVRWHVYLTPPQAARELIFILEYDPAYLSTLYGLTA; translated from the coding sequence ATGAGTTACAACCACGGCGTATATGTTCAGGAGCAGGCCACAGGCCTGGTTACTCCTGTAGAAGTAAATTCCGCGCTGCCAATCATTGTGGGTACGGCCCCGGTGCATAACCTGCCTGCGGAAACGTCCCGCCCTGTCAACGCGCCCAAGCTCATCTACAGCATGCCCGATTTTGTCGCGGTGTTCGGTGCTCCGGCAACCGACGAATCCGCCGGTGGCTACACGCTGTATGAAGCGGCGCAGGTCTATCTGACGCGCTATAAGGTGGCTCCCATTGTTGCCATCAACGTCTTTGACCCTGCAAAGCATGTGGGCGGTGTTGACGATGATGCGCCTGGCGCGCCGGATGTCAGTAAAGTCACTGCCACGGATATCATCGGCGGTATTGACGCAGCAACCAACGCACGCAAAGGCGTGTCCCTTGTTGAAGAAGTGTTTCCACGCTTTCGACTCACGCCTGGGCAGATCCTGGCCCCGGGGTTTTCCGGCACGCCGTCCGTGGCGTTGGCGTTGGCAACGGCCTGCACCAACATCTGCGGGCATTTCCGCGCCACAGGCATCATTGATGTGCCCGGCGAGGTGCAGTCCTATACCGAAGTTCCCGCATGGCTCAATGACAATAACCTGACTGACGTCAACCTGATCGCCATGTTCGGTAGCCCGGTATACGGTGGCAAAGTTGAACACGGTTCCAGCCATCTTGCCGGGGTCATTGGCCAGCGCGATGCTGAAAATGAGGGCATCCCGTTCTGGTCGCCGTCCAACAAACGCCTCCAATGCGAAGGGCTTGTACATGCCGGTAAGGAGATGCACCTTACCCCCGCCGAAGCCGCCTACCTCAATGGCAACGGCATTGTCACCGGCCTCAACATGGTTGGTGGCCTGGTTGCCTGGGGCGATCAAACAGCCGGCTATCCTGGCGTCACCGACGTTAAGGATACCTCAATACCCATACGCCGCATGTTCAATTGGGTTGGCAACACCCTGGTGCTCACCTGCTGGCAGTATGTGAGCAACCCGCTGCGCCGTCGCATGATCGAAACCGTACAAGATACCTTCAACGTATGGCTTAACGGCCTTGTTGGCCGCGAATTCCTGCTTGGCGGCCGCGTGACGTTTGAAGAGGTGGATAACCCCACCACCGATCTCATGGCTGGCAAGGTTCGTTGGCATGTCTATCTCACTCCGCCCCAGGCTGCGCGCGAGCTGATCTTCATCCTTGAATACGACCCCGCGTACCTCTCCACTCTCTACGGCCTGACGGCATAA
- a CDS encoding phage late control D family protein, translated as MDAMNGVKTARRVTLSVSIGGHDAASYVDPYLLDFSFTDNAGGKADEVQLTLHDRDGKWNGEWRPKKGTAVFASITVHDWEGDGHTATLPCGTFKVDEIEFTGPPDKVKLKAVTSALTSGLRDEDKTRAWENFSLGSLAGQLATENGLELMYDGPDHSFARQDQREESDLAFLQRLSSERGMNCKVHDGKLVMFDAAGADAKSAALTIPKTGNMYSPESYSFKESSSKTGYKDADVAYTDPTTGTTHTAKVRATDADVDEKTLQLNQRVESSGEAIRLGKGELRNKNKEKNKATLEFMGNPAVVAGVVLALTGFGQFDGRWFVEKAEHKIGSGYKTSVEIRKTLDY; from the coding sequence ATGGATGCAATGAACGGAGTAAAAACCGCGCGGCGGGTCACACTGTCTGTTTCTATCGGCGGGCACGATGCCGCCAGTTATGTAGACCCATACCTGCTCGACTTCAGCTTTACTGACAATGCCGGCGGCAAGGCGGACGAAGTGCAGCTGACCCTCCATGACCGGGACGGTAAATGGAACGGAGAATGGCGTCCCAAGAAGGGTACCGCTGTTTTTGCAAGCATCACAGTACATGATTGGGAGGGCGATGGACACACCGCGACCCTACCCTGCGGCACTTTCAAAGTTGATGAAATTGAGTTCACTGGCCCGCCGGACAAGGTCAAGCTTAAGGCCGTCACGTCTGCGCTGACGTCTGGCTTGCGCGACGAAGATAAAACTCGCGCCTGGGAAAATTTTTCGCTTGGTAGTTTGGCTGGACAGCTCGCAACTGAAAACGGTTTGGAACTCATGTACGACGGCCCGGACCACAGTTTTGCGCGACAGGATCAGCGCGAAGAAAGTGATTTGGCTTTTTTACAGCGCCTGTCCAGCGAACGCGGCATGAACTGTAAAGTACACGATGGCAAACTCGTGATGTTTGATGCAGCTGGAGCTGATGCAAAATCTGCGGCCCTCACGATCCCCAAGACCGGCAACATGTACTCACCAGAGTCGTACAGTTTTAAAGAGTCCTCTTCCAAAACTGGCTACAAGGATGCCGATGTGGCGTACACCGATCCCACTACGGGCACGACACATACTGCCAAAGTGCGGGCCACCGACGCCGATGTGGATGAAAAAACCCTGCAGCTCAATCAGCGTGTCGAGTCTTCGGGTGAGGCAATACGTCTGGGCAAGGGTGAGCTACGCAATAAAAATAAGGAAAAAAACAAGGCGACACTCGAATTTATGGGCAACCCCGCTGTGGTCGCCGGGGTGGTCTTGGCCTTGACGGGCTTTGGCCAGTTTGATGGCCGCTGGTTCGTTGAAAAGGCAGAGCACAAGATCGGATCTGGCTACAAGACCTCCGTCGAAATACGCAAGACCTTGGACTATTAG
- the sppA gene encoding signal peptide peptidase SppA, protein MNLNALLTALSGLWAITPDALNAFVSDLPQLVAGTVPESRTNDDLATPIEAPYSMEGSVAVIPIKGALAKNGLSFFGFQLLASMREIGAALRQAAADPSVRAIMLDVESPGGTVDGTEELAAAVIAAGQSKPLYAYADGLMASAAYWAACGAREIAAPATAQVGSVGVVLMHREVSRALDNAGVKVNIITAGHYKAAGNMAEPLSDEMRAYIQSNIDSVYELFLQAVEQGRHVSREKAVAMADGKIFLAGDAQDMGLIDRVCSRTEFINKIQKDCTMTLSELKAQHPDTVQELRAELREALRAELSTENSQALDAARADASAVQDRIVALAGAIFGKEAGEKLKAVAASGVSAETLATLQGVLGQPEAAKPSGQQEALAALAAATAKVPASPLAAVSSEEDAAKQDFAALVDAHIAAHNCGKGEAIKAVANANPNAHKEWIVAQNATRK, encoded by the coding sequence ATGAACCTCAATGCCCTGTTAACCGCTCTGTCCGGGCTGTGGGCCATCACGCCTGATGCGCTGAACGCGTTTGTGTCTGACCTGCCGCAGCTCGTCGCTGGAACAGTCCCAGAGTCCCGCACCAATGACGATCTCGCAACACCCATCGAGGCGCCATACAGCATGGAAGGTTCCGTGGCTGTAATCCCGATCAAAGGCGCTCTGGCCAAGAACGGCCTCTCCTTTTTTGGTTTTCAGTTGCTCGCGTCCATGCGTGAAATCGGTGCAGCCCTTCGGCAAGCAGCAGCCGACCCCTCCGTGCGCGCCATCATGCTTGATGTGGAGTCTCCCGGCGGCACCGTTGACGGAACCGAAGAGCTGGCCGCCGCAGTGATCGCCGCCGGGCAGTCCAAGCCCCTGTACGCATACGCCGACGGCCTTATGGCCTCGGCGGCGTACTGGGCAGCCTGTGGCGCGCGCGAAATTGCCGCGCCAGCTACGGCGCAGGTGGGCAGCGTGGGTGTGGTGCTCATGCACCGCGAAGTCTCCCGGGCGCTGGATAACGCTGGCGTCAAAGTCAACATCATAACAGCCGGGCACTACAAGGCCGCCGGCAACATGGCCGAGCCTCTGTCGGATGAAATGCGCGCCTACATCCAGTCCAATATCGACAGCGTTTATGAACTGTTCCTCCAGGCTGTGGAACAGGGCCGTCATGTCAGCCGGGAAAAAGCCGTGGCCATGGCTGACGGCAAAATATTTTTGGCTGGGGATGCCCAGGATATGGGCCTCATTGACCGGGTGTGTAGCCGGACAGAGTTCATCAACAAAATACAAAAGGATTGCACAATGACACTCAGTGAGTTGAAAGCGCAGCACCCGGACACCGTGCAGGAGTTGCGCGCGGAGCTGCGGGAAGCGCTGCGAGCGGAGCTGTCCACAGAAAACAGTCAGGCGCTGGACGCCGCCAGGGCTGACGCCTCTGCCGTGCAGGATCGGATTGTCGCCCTGGCCGGAGCCATTTTCGGCAAAGAAGCTGGCGAAAAATTGAAGGCCGTGGCCGCGTCCGGTGTTTCGGCCGAGACGCTGGCCACCCTGCAAGGCGTGCTGGGGCAGCCTGAAGCTGCCAAGCCCAGCGGGCAGCAGGAAGCCCTGGCCGCCCTGGCTGCCGCCACGGCAAAGGTGCCGGCATCGCCCCTGGCGGCAGTGAGCAGCGAAGAAGACGCGGCGAAGCAGGATTTCGCCGCTCTGGTTGACGCCCATATAGCGGCCCACAACTGCGGCAAGGGCGAGGCTATCAAGGCTGTGGCCAACGCTAACCCCAATGCCCACAAAGAATGGATCGTCGCGCAGAACGCGACGCGCAAGTAG
- a CDS encoding phage major tail tube protein, translating to MSQILPSTNLIPAVLTNAKVYKDGVDQLGVATVEAPDFEYLTESISGLGIAGEMDVPVAGHFKSMALKIKWNTANDKAVVLLQPVGHHIEVRGNIQELDAGSGKFVNKAVKVVAKSLPKKIGIGKFEPGKKMEPETELEIYYYKLWLGGRELVEVDKLNFIFRLDGIDQLAEVRANLGM from the coding sequence ATGTCTCAGATACTGCCTTCCACCAACCTGATTCCTGCCGTGTTGACCAACGCAAAAGTCTACAAGGATGGCGTGGATCAGCTTGGCGTCGCCACGGTTGAAGCCCCGGATTTCGAATACCTCACGGAGTCCATATCCGGCTTGGGTATCGCTGGTGAAATGGACGTGCCCGTCGCTGGCCACTTCAAATCCATGGCTCTCAAAATCAAATGGAACACTGCCAACGACAAGGCCGTGGTCCTGCTGCAGCCGGTCGGGCACCACATTGAAGTCCGCGGCAACATTCAGGAGCTCGATGCGGGCTCCGGTAAATTCGTGAACAAGGCCGTCAAGGTTGTGGCCAAGTCGCTCCCCAAGAAAATCGGCATCGGCAAGTTTGAACCTGGCAAAAAAATGGAGCCCGAAACCGAGCTTGAGATCTACTACTACAAACTGTGGCTTGGCGGTCGGGAGCTGGTCGAAGTCGACAAACTGAACTTCATCTTCCGACTCGACGGTATCGACCAGCTCGCCGAAGTGCGGGCGAACCTGGGTATGTAA
- a CDS encoding phage tail assembly protein: MAKEKNVTIALDWPVELADRKLDSVCMRRPTMGDLIDNPVRDGLDYLGEVRLFAALCGLHEDDLRAMDAEDYLKLQQQYAFFRGAKQPENASGGDAAAR, encoded by the coding sequence ATGGCCAAAGAAAAAAATGTGACCATTGCCCTTGATTGGCCTGTCGAGCTTGCAGACCGCAAGCTCGACAGCGTCTGCATGCGCCGTCCGACCATGGGGGATCTCATTGATAACCCTGTTCGTGATGGGCTCGATTATCTCGGAGAAGTCCGGCTGTTTGCGGCCCTGTGCGGGCTGCATGAAGACGATCTGCGGGCGATGGATGCGGAGGACTATCTCAAGCTGCAGCAGCAGTATGCTTTTTTTCGCGGTGCCAAACAGCCCGAAAACGCGTCGGGAGGTGATGCTGCGGCTCGGTAG
- a CDS encoding phage portal protein yields the protein MPKAPQLEMNWLDRAIGYVAPIWGARRMQSRYTMAAAQYMASGLVTGVRRLAGSGEGTLGNWNPRREQRLAENRSFDTIMARAESLVANDGHAASSVSSLALNVAGPGLRPQSYPEHAVLGITEDQAEAFADSAEAAWSLWCKEAHAGDTLTFDDLQYQAVHSMFVTGEFLHLPVWLDEPGRTFGLAIQDLHPARLRTPSDLQQRADVRCGVHLGRYNRPLGYFIASPSDNTSSLSSLTSDHFTYVPRKIGHRYACLHRFHSDMPEQIRGVTILSPAMKLFRDLSDYVDYELVGALIAASFTVFIEAPGEVLAGMGSLDGKSAAGPVAAYPPQLQPGTLTTGQAGHKPHIISSARPGPTFDAFYERILRAAAASTGQPYEMVAKDFSKTNYSSARAALLEVWKMHTLYQEWFVRGNLNPIWGMVMEEAWLRGLLAVPAGAPSIYDSPRMAQAWLSCVWTRPPRGQIDQVKEREAESRGLESLTETRTAICHSRGLDFETIARTRQREEKLLKKLGLQPTPTAPGKPKETDTSDDEDSERDQQHDGDDAAVAVSPLGGLTDSDSDFSAPRSE from the coding sequence ATGCCCAAAGCCCCGCAGCTCGAAATGAACTGGCTTGATCGCGCCATCGGCTATGTTGCCCCCATCTGGGGCGCACGCCGCATGCAGTCTCGTTATACGATGGCTGCCGCGCAGTACATGGCCTCCGGCCTGGTTACTGGCGTGCGCCGCCTTGCTGGTTCCGGTGAAGGCACCTTGGGCAACTGGAACCCGCGCCGCGAACAACGCCTTGCCGAAAACAGATCCTTTGACACAATCATGGCCCGGGCTGAATCCCTGGTTGCCAATGACGGCCATGCAGCAAGCAGTGTCAGCTCTCTGGCGCTCAACGTGGCAGGGCCGGGCCTCCGCCCACAGTCGTACCCAGAACACGCTGTGCTTGGCATCACCGAGGATCAGGCCGAAGCCTTTGCCGATTCCGCCGAGGCCGCCTGGTCGCTCTGGTGCAAGGAAGCCCACGCGGGCGATACCCTGACATTTGATGACCTGCAGTATCAGGCCGTCCACAGCATGTTCGTCACCGGCGAATTTTTGCATCTGCCGGTCTGGCTGGATGAGCCCGGGCGGACCTTCGGACTTGCCATACAGGATCTGCACCCGGCCCGGCTGCGCACGCCTTCTGACCTGCAGCAACGGGCGGATGTGCGCTGTGGCGTCCATTTGGGCAGATACAATCGCCCTCTTGGCTACTTCATCGCCAGCCCGTCGGATAATACAAGCAGCCTCAGCAGCCTCACGTCCGATCACTTCACCTATGTACCGCGCAAGATTGGCCACCGTTACGCCTGCCTCCACCGCTTCCATTCGGACATGCCGGAGCAGATACGCGGGGTCACCATCCTTTCGCCGGCCATGAAGCTTTTCCGCGATTTGTCGGATTATGTGGACTACGAGCTTGTGGGCGCTCTCATCGCTGCCAGCTTTACAGTTTTTATCGAAGCCCCAGGCGAAGTGCTGGCTGGTATGGGCAGTCTTGACGGCAAGTCCGCCGCAGGGCCAGTTGCTGCATATCCGCCGCAGTTGCAGCCCGGAACCCTCACCACAGGGCAAGCCGGGCACAAGCCCCACATCATTTCTTCCGCCCGCCCCGGCCCCACCTTTGACGCTTTTTATGAGCGCATCCTGCGTGCAGCTGCGGCCAGCACAGGCCAACCTTACGAAATGGTAGCCAAGGATTTCTCCAAAACCAACTACTCCAGCGCCCGCGCAGCCCTGCTCGAAGTCTGGAAAATGCACACGCTCTATCAGGAGTGGTTTGTGCGAGGCAATCTGAACCCCATCTGGGGCATGGTCATGGAAGAAGCCTGGTTGCGCGGCCTGCTTGCCGTGCCCGCTGGCGCTCCGTCCATTTACGATTCTCCCCGTATGGCACAGGCATGGCTCAGTTGCGTCTGGACGCGCCCGCCGCGCGGGCAGATCGACCAAGTCAAAGAACGCGAGGCAGAAAGTCGCGGGCTGGAGTCCCTCACAGAAACACGCACTGCCATCTGCCATTCCCGGGGTCTGGACTTTGAAACCATCGCCCGCACCCGGCAGCGTGAAGAAAAGCTGCTTAAAAAACTTGGCCTGCAACCCACACCCACAGCCCCCGGCAAGCCCAAAGAAACAGACACATCCGACGACGAAGACAGCGAGCGCGATCAGCAACACGACGGAGACGACGCGGCGGTAGCTGTTAGCCCGCTTGGCGGGCTTACAGATAGCGACAGCGATTTTTCCGCCCCTCGTTCTGAGTAA
- a CDS encoding glycosyl hydrolase 108 family protein, with translation MAEFLIAYIIVKAFEGGWCNVIGDAGGETYSGIARNFFGAWKGWQLIDAAKSHSSYRQGATAFTRHLTNIPGLADLVEDWYRTEWWNRMGLAQFPQAVANEIFEESVNLGRGGAGKYLQRLCNAFNYNKSTDQRLFTDLVEDGAVGQKTLAALSSILARRSGQNEIVHALNCMQGAHYVGLAAKNYQHRQFMDGWMTRTHCGSC, from the coding sequence ATGGCCGAATTCCTGATTGCATACATCATTGTGAAGGCTTTTGAGGGCGGCTGGTGCAACGTAATTGGTGATGCCGGTGGTGAAACATACAGCGGCATTGCCCGCAATTTCTTTGGCGCTTGGAAGGGGTGGCAGCTTATTGATGCCGCCAAGTCCCATTCTTCATACCGCCAGGGGGCCACGGCCTTCACCCGCCATCTTACCAACATTCCTGGACTCGCTGATCTGGTCGAAGACTGGTACCGCACGGAGTGGTGGAACCGCATGGGCCTCGCGCAGTTTCCGCAGGCTGTGGCCAACGAAATCTTCGAGGAGTCCGTCAACCTCGGGCGCGGTGGTGCCGGCAAATATCTGCAGCGTTTGTGTAACGCCTTCAACTACAACAAGTCCACTGATCAGCGCCTTTTCACTGATCTGGTGGAAGACGGCGCAGTGGGCCAAAAAACTCTTGCAGCCCTGTCATCCATCCTTGCCCGGCGCTCTGGCCAGAATGAAATCGTGCATGCCCTCAACTGCATGCAGGGCGCACACTATGTGGGCCTTGCCGCCAAAAACTACCAGCACCGACAGTTCATGGACGGCTGGATGACCCGCACGCATTGCGGTAGCTGTTAG